Proteins from one Panthera leo isolate Ple1 chromosome D1, P.leo_Ple1_pat1.1, whole genome shotgun sequence genomic window:
- the LOC122199895 gene encoding olfactory receptor 5M11 — MSISNASAIAEFILLGLTDRPELQLLLFVLFLVLYLVTLSGNLGMMLLIRLDSRLHTPMYFFLTNLAFVDLCYTSNATPQMLTNFLSEKKTITFVGCFTQCYIFIALLLTEFYMLAAMAYDRYVAICNPLRYSMKMSRRICLCLATLPYVYGFSDGLFQAILTFRLNFCRSNVINHFYCADPPLIKLSCSDTYVKEHAMLISAGFNLSNSLCIILVSYAFIIGAILRIKSAEGRRKAFSTCGSHMMAVTLFYGTLFCMYVRPPTDKTVEESKIIAVFYTFVSPVLNPLIYSLRNKDVKQALKNVLRGNRSLRWD; from the coding sequence ATGTCCATCTCAAACGCCAGTGCAATAGCAGAATTCATTCTCCTGGGGCTCACAGACCGGCCTGAACTCCAACTTCTCCTCTTTGTGCTGTTTCTGGTTTTGTATCTTGTCACCCTCTCGGGCAACCTGGGCATGATGCTGTTGATCAGACTGGACTCTCGCCTCCAcacacccatgtacttcttcctcactAATTTGGCCTTTGTGGACTTGTGTTACACCTCAAATGCAACCCCGCAGATGTTGACTAATTTCTTATCGGAGAAGAAGACCATCACCTTTGTTGGCTGCTTTACGCAATGTTACATTTTCATTGCGCTTCTCCTCACTGAGTTTTACATGCTGGCGgcaatggcctatgaccgctacgtGGCCATATGTAACCCTCTGCGCTATAGTATGAAAATGTCCAGGCGTATCTGCCTCTGTTTGGCCACACTGCCTTATGTCTATGGCTTCTCAGATGGGCTGTTCCAGGCCATCCTGACCTTCCGTTTGAACTTCTGTAGATCCAACGTCATCAACCACTTCTACTGTGCTGATCCACCGCTGATTAAGCTTTCTTGCTCTGATACGTATGTCAAAGAGCATGCCATGCTCATATCAGCTGGCTTCAATCTCTCCAACTCCCTCTGCATCATCCTGGTGTCCTATGCCTTCATTATTGGTGCCATCCTCCGGATCAAATCGGCAGAGGGCAGGCGCAAGGCATTCTCCACCTGTGGCTCCCACATGATGGCTGTGACCCTCTTTTATGGGACGCTCTTCTGCATGTATGTAAGACCACCAACAGATAAGACTGTAGAGGAATCCAAAATAATAGCTGTCTTCTACACTTTTGTAAGTCCGGTGCTTAATCCATTGATATACAGTCTGCGGAACAAGGATGTAAAGCAAGCCTTGAAAAATGTCCTCAGAGGAAATAGGTCGCTAAGATGGGACTGA